From a single Miscanthus floridulus cultivar M001 chromosome 8, ASM1932011v1, whole genome shotgun sequence genomic region:
- the LOC136476910 gene encoding uncharacterized protein isoform X2: MAVPQVDKKMLGELEAMGFPTARSVRALHFSGNSNLESAVNWLLEHESDPDIDQLPLVPREISIECGDTSNEVRNDVQETRDTVEEQKPEEQTETGRQNESSQLEREPNADEQEEQYRKRILALYKQKRDEEGRARGRIRNQLQEDQRERIRAAKDLMEAKRTLEENQRKRMMETRIADQEEEKRARERIRQRIADDKAERRRRLGLPQENPSASAAVITPTKVKHVERVVTSEQLRNCLRTLKKNHKEDPAAVTRAYQILLKIVANIVKNPEEEKFRRIRLSNPVFKDRVGSLQGGVEFLELCGFQRLSAMGYLVMPRDKIDMALLNAAGVEIASAMENPYFGLLSK; this comes from the exons ATGGCTGTCCCACAAGTTGACAAGAAAATGCTTGGTGAACTTGAAGCCATGGGATTCCCAACTGCTCGTTCAGTTAGGGCACTCCATTTTTCAG GTAATTCCAATCTTGAATCTGCTGTAAACTGGCTTCTGGAACATGAAAGTGACCCAGACATTGATCAGCTACCATTG GTTCCAAGAGAAATAAGCATTGAATGTGGTGACACATCAAATGAAGTAAGAAATGACGTTCAAGAAACGAG GGATACTGTAGAGGAGCAGAAACCTGAAGAACAGACTGAAACTGGAAGACAGAAT GAGTCATCCCAGTTGGAACGAGAACCAAATGCAGATGAACAGGAGGAACAATATAGAAAGAG GATATTAGCACTATACAAGCAAAAACGAGACGAGGAAGGAAGAGCAAGAGGGCGAATACGAAATCAATTACAAGAGGATCAG AGGGAGAGGATTCGAGCTGCTAAAGATCTTATGGAAGCAAAGCGAACTCTTGAGGAAAATCAAAGGAAGCG GATGATGGAAACTCGGATAGCAGATCAAGAGGAGGAgaaaagagcaagagagagaatacGACAGCGTATAGCAGATGATAAG GCAGAAAGAAGGAGAAGGCTTGGTTTGCCGCAGGAAAATCCTAGTGCTTCAGCTGCAGTCATAACGCCCACAAAG GTAAAACATGTCGAACGCGTCGTAACATCAGAACAGCTGAGAAACTGCCTGCGAACTCTGAAGAAGAATCACAAG GAGGACCCTGCTGCAGTCACAAGAGCGTACCAAATATTGCTCAAGATCGTTGCCAACATAGTAAAGAACCCAGAAGAGGAAAAGTTCAGGAGGATCCGGCTCAGCAACCCTGTTTTCAAG GACAGGGTGGGCAGCCTGCAAGGTGGCGTGGAGTTCCTGGAGCTGTGCGGGTTCCAGCGGCTCAGCGCCATGGGCTACCTGGTGATGCCGAGGGACAAGATCGACATGGCGCTCCTCAACGCCGCCGGGGTCGAGATCGCGTCGGCCATGGAGAACCCCTACTTCGGGCTGCTCTCCAAGTGA
- the LOC136476910 gene encoding uncharacterized protein isoform X1 has product MAVPQVDKKMLGELEAMGFPTARSVRALHFSGNSNLESAVNWLLEHESDPDIDQLPLVPREISIECGDTSNEVRNDVQETSVKCMTYLSCRDTVEEQKPEEQTETGRQNESSQLEREPNADEQEEQYRKRILALYKQKRDEEGRARGRIRNQLQEDQRERIRAAKDLMEAKRTLEENQRKRMMETRIADQEEEKRARERIRQRIADDKAERRRRLGLPQENPSASAAVITPTKVKHVERVVTSEQLRNCLRTLKKNHKEDPAAVTRAYQILLKIVANIVKNPEEEKFRRIRLSNPVFKDRVGSLQGGVEFLELCGFQRLSAMGYLVMPRDKIDMALLNAAGVEIASAMENPYFGLLSK; this is encoded by the exons ATGGCTGTCCCACAAGTTGACAAGAAAATGCTTGGTGAACTTGAAGCCATGGGATTCCCAACTGCTCGTTCAGTTAGGGCACTCCATTTTTCAG GTAATTCCAATCTTGAATCTGCTGTAAACTGGCTTCTGGAACATGAAAGTGACCCAGACATTGATCAGCTACCATTG GTTCCAAGAGAAATAAGCATTGAATGTGGTGACACATCAAATGAAGTAAGAAATGACGTTCAAGAAACGAG TGTAAAATGTATGACATACTTGTCTTGCAGGGATACTGTAGAGGAGCAGAAACCTGAAGAACAGACTGAAACTGGAAGACAGAAT GAGTCATCCCAGTTGGAACGAGAACCAAATGCAGATGAACAGGAGGAACAATATAGAAAGAG GATATTAGCACTATACAAGCAAAAACGAGACGAGGAAGGAAGAGCAAGAGGGCGAATACGAAATCAATTACAAGAGGATCAG AGGGAGAGGATTCGAGCTGCTAAAGATCTTATGGAAGCAAAGCGAACTCTTGAGGAAAATCAAAGGAAGCG GATGATGGAAACTCGGATAGCAGATCAAGAGGAGGAgaaaagagcaagagagagaatacGACAGCGTATAGCAGATGATAAG GCAGAAAGAAGGAGAAGGCTTGGTTTGCCGCAGGAAAATCCTAGTGCTTCAGCTGCAGTCATAACGCCCACAAAG GTAAAACATGTCGAACGCGTCGTAACATCAGAACAGCTGAGAAACTGCCTGCGAACTCTGAAGAAGAATCACAAG GAGGACCCTGCTGCAGTCACAAGAGCGTACCAAATATTGCTCAAGATCGTTGCCAACATAGTAAAGAACCCAGAAGAGGAAAAGTTCAGGAGGATCCGGCTCAGCAACCCTGTTTTCAAG GACAGGGTGGGCAGCCTGCAAGGTGGCGTGGAGTTCCTGGAGCTGTGCGGGTTCCAGCGGCTCAGCGCCATGGGCTACCTGGTGATGCCGAGGGACAAGATCGACATGGCGCTCCTCAACGCCGCCGGGGTCGAGATCGCGTCGGCCATGGAGAACCCCTACTTCGGGCTGCTCTCCAAGTGA
- the LOC136476909 gene encoding probable pre-mRNA-splicing factor ATP-dependent RNA helicase DEAH5, whose amino-acid sequence MAAATGAGAVSEGMRRLTQLSLVSKVCSELESHLGVADRVLAEFVVDLGRASASAAAFAAALRDHGSELPDYLVRSLHAVITAIPDTAPAPAVPASRGAHGTGARVDRAAGEDEDHEPELHQVRRGRVTRVADAGCFVRLDGGREGLVHVSQMPGRRRAGATVTRGQEVFVRVASVDGAKLGLSMRDVDQDTGRDLLPMRRNPGKEDAPRANPPADRAGAAGRRKGVSGIFVPDEDEGEAGPAPRRPTRRMTSPERWEVKQLIASGVLDAKDYPVLDEDDQGMFYQEEEVEELEIELNEDEPAFLRGKGRSSADMSPVRISMNPEGSMSRAAALQSALIKERRDIRTQEQRGMVDAIPKDLNRSWEDPMSSGGRYLMQELMGTGLSAQSVPEWKMTYGKAGTYGQKSRLSIQEQRQSLPIFRLKKELINAVNDNQVLVVIGETGSGKTTQVTQYLAEAGYTTKGKIACTQPRRVAAESIAKRVAEEVGCRVGEEVGYSIRFDDCTGPETVIKYMTDGMLLREILMDGDLSSYSVVMLDEAHERTIYTDILFSLLKQLIKRRSDLKLIVTSATLDAEKFSGYFFDCNIFTIPGRTFPVEILHTKQPESDYMDAALITVLQIHLTEPEGDILLFLTGQEEIDHACERLHERMKAFGGDIPELIICPVYSALPTEVQSKIFEQAPPGKRKVVVATNIAEASITIDGIYYVVDPGFAKLNVYNPKLGLDSLVITLISQASAKQRAGRAGRTGPGKCYRLYTESAYRNEMPPTTTPEIQRANLGSTVLNMKAMGINDLLSFDFMDPPASQALISAMEQLYSLGALDEEGLLTRLGRKMAEFPQEPPLSKMLLASVDLGCSDEILTIIAMIQTGNIFYRPREKQAQADRKRSNFFQLEGDHLTLLTVYEAWKAKGFSGPWCVENFIQVNSLRRAQDVRKQLLEIMDKFKLNVISAGNNSTKIGKALAAGFFFHAARKDPSGGYRTLADHQQVYIHPSSALFHQQPQWVIYHEIVMTTKEYMREVTAVDPRWLVELAPRFYRSADPMKISKRKRQERIEPLYDRYNEPNSWRLSKRRW is encoded by the coding sequence ATGGCGGCGGCGACCGGCGCAGGCGCGGTGAGCGAGGGGATGCGTCGGCTCACGCAGCTCTCGCTCGTCTCCAAGGTCTGCTCGGAGCTGGAGTCCCACCTCGGCGTCGCCGACCGCGTCCTCGCCGAGTTCGTCGTCGACCTCGgccgcgcctccgcctccgccgcggccTTCGCCGCCGCGCTCAGGGACCACGGCTCCGAGCTGCCGGACTACCTCGTCCGCTCCCTCCACGCTGTCATCACCGCCATccccgacaccgccccggcccccgCTGTCCCCGCATCCCGTGGTGCCCACGGTACAGGGGCGCGCGTTGACAGGGCGGCGGGGGAGGACGAGGACCACGAGCCGGAGCTGCACCAGGTGCGCCGGGGGAGGGTCACCCGCGTGGCCGACGCCGGGTGCTTCGTCCGCCTCGACGGCGGCCGCGAGGGCCTCGTGCACGTCTCCCAGAtgcccggccgccgccgcgctggCGCCACCGTTACGCGCGGCCAGGAGGTGTTCGTCAGGGTCGCCTCGGTGGACGGCGCCAAGCTGGGGCTGTCGATGCGAGACGTCGATCAGGATACCGGGAGGGATCTCCTGCCGATGCGTCGAAACCCTGGGAAGGAGGACGCGCCGAGGGCCAATCCGCCAGCTGATCGCGCTGGAGCCGCTGGGAGGAGGAAGGGGGTTTCTGGGATTTTCGTTCCCGATGAGGACGAGGGCGAGGCTGGTCCTGCGCCGCGCAGGCCAACTAGGCGGATGACCTCGCCGGAGAGGTGGGAGGTGAAGCAGCTGATTGCGTCGGGGGTGTTGGATGCCAAGGACTACCCGGTGTTGGATGAGGATGATCAGGGGATGTTTTACCAGGAGGAAGAAGTGGAGGAGCTTGAGATTGAACTCAATGAGGATGAGCCGGCGTTCTTGCGGGGAAAAGGGCGATCCTCGGCTGACATGTCTCCGGTGAGGATTTCTATGAATCCTGAGGGGTCGATGAGCCGTGCGGCGGCACTGCAGTCTGCGCTTATTAAGGAGAGGCGTGATATTCGCACCCAGGAGCAAAGAGGAATGGTTGATGCAATCCCCAAGGACCTTAACCGGTCATGGGAGGATCCCATGTCAAGTGGTGGAAGGTATCTGATGCAGGAGCTGATGGGCACTGGACTATCAGCACAGAGTGTGCCGGAATGGAAGATGACATATGGGAAGGCTGGTACATATGGGCAGAAGTCGAGGCTTTCGATTCAGGAGCAGAGACAAAGCCTTCCAATATTCAGGCTGAAAAAGGAGCTGATCAATGCTGTTAATGACAACCAAGTTTTGGTGGTTATCGGCGAGACTGGCTCAGGGAAAACAACCCAGGTTACGCAATACCTTGCCGAGGCAGGATATACTACAAAGGGAAAGATTGCGTGTACTCAACCTCGCAGGGTTGCTGCAGAGTCAATTGCAAAGCGAGTAGCAGAGGAGGTTGGCTGTCGAGTGGGTGAGGAAGTTGGTTATTCTATACGCTTTGATGACTGCACAGGACCTGAAACtgtcatcaagtacatgacagaCGGCATGCTCCTACGTGAGATTTTGATGGATGGAGACCTGTCTTCTTATTCAGTGGTCATGCTTGATGAGGCACATGAGAGAACCATCTACACAGACATTCTCTTCAGTTTGCTAAAGCAGCTAATTAAGCGGAGAAGTGACCTCAAGTTAATAGTCACTTCAGCCACTCTTGATGCAGAGAAGTTCTCTGGTTATTTTTTTGATTGCAATATTTTCACAATTCCTGGAAGAACGTTTCCAGTTGAGATACTGCATACAAAACAGCCAGAGAGTGACTACATGGATGCTGCACTGATCACGGTATTGCAGATCCATCTGACTGAACCCGAAGGAGATATCCTATTGTTCCTGACTGGCCAGGAAGAGATTGATCATGCTTGCGAACGTCTCCATGAGAGGATGAAGGCATTCGGTGGGGACATACCAGAGCTGATAATTTGTCCTGTGTACAGTGCTCTTCCTACCGAAGTTCAATCAAAGATATTCGAACAGGCTCCTCCTGGTAAGAGGAAGGTGGTCGTGGCCACCAACATAGCGGAAGCATCTATTACCATAGATGGCATTTACTATGTTGTTGACCCCGGCTTCGCAAAGCTAAATGTTTATAACCCAAAACTAGGGCTGGATTCACTGGTTATCACCCTGATCTCTCAGGCGTCAGCTAAGCAAAGAGCAGGGCGTGCTGGGCGTACAGGTCCAGGTAAATGTTACCGTCTATACACTGAGAGTGCCTATCGCAATGAAATGCCACCAACAACGACTCCAGAAATTCAGAGGGCCAACTTGGGGTCGACGGTTCTTAATATGAAGGCAATGGGAATAAATGACCTTTTGTCATTTGACTTCATGGATCCTCCAGCATCTCAAGCACTCATATCAGCTATGGAACAACTGTACAGTCTTGGTGCCTTAGATGAAGAGGGTCTTCTTACCAGGCTAGGGAGAAAGATGGCCGAATTTCCACAAGAACCACCTCTTTCTAAGATGCTCCTTGCTAGTGTAGACCTTGGATGCAGTGACGAAATACTGACAATCATTGCAATGATTCAAACTGGGAACATATTCTATCGACCAAGGGAGAAGCAAGCACAAGCAGATCGGAAAAGATCTAACTTTTTCCAGCTGGAAGGTGATCATCTCACCCTACTCACTGTGTATGAGGCATGGAAGGCAAAGGGGTTTTCAGGACCATGGTGTGTTGAGAATTTCATTCAGGTAAACTCACTAAGGAGGGCACAGGACGTGAGGAAACAGCTTCTTGAGATTATGGACAAGTTCAAGCTCAATGTCATCTCTGCCGGGAACAATTCCACCAAGATAGGGAAAGCCCTTGCCGCTGGATTCTTCTTCCACGCTGCAAGGAAGGACCCCAGTGGAGGGTACCGTACCCTCGCTGATCATCAGCAGGTTTATATCCACCCGAGCAGTGCTCTCTTTCACCAGCAGCCACAGTGGGTGATCTACCATGAAATTGTTATGACAACGAAAGAGTATATGAGGGAGGTCACGGCGGTGGATCCAAGATGGTTAGTAGAGTTGGCACCGAGGTTCTATAGGTCGGCGGACCCAATGAAGATCAGTAAGCGAAAGCGCCAAGAAAGGATCGAGCCTTTGTACGATAGATACAATGAGCCCAACTCGTGGCGCCTGAGCAAGCGGCGCTGGTGA